A portion of the uncultured Draconibacterium sp. genome contains these proteins:
- a CDS encoding SDR family oxidoreductase, whose amino-acid sequence MKIGVTGATGQLGQLVVEQLKQKTAVENIVALVRTPEKAAELGVEARTFDYEKPEGLADALKGIDRLLLISGSEIGKREQQHKNVIEAAKESGISWIVYTSLLHADTSSLSLAGEHLATEALLKNSGIEHTILRNGWYTENYTGSIEGALGAGAFVGSAGDGKISSATRADFAEAAAVVLTNEEYKGKQFELAGDESYTLTDLAAEISKQTGKAIPYNNLPEGEYAKILKSIGLPDMFADAIAGWDTGASKDDLFDDSKQLSKLIGRPTTPLADAVKAVL is encoded by the coding sequence ATGAAAATAGGAGTAACAGGAGCAACAGGTCAATTAGGACAATTGGTTGTTGAACAACTAAAACAAAAAACAGCAGTAGAAAACATTGTAGCATTAGTGCGCACACCCGAAAAAGCTGCAGAGCTTGGCGTTGAAGCACGTACTTTCGACTACGAAAAACCGGAAGGACTGGCCGACGCATTAAAAGGTATTGATCGTTTATTATTGATTTCGGGTAGCGAAATCGGAAAACGCGAGCAGCAACATAAAAATGTTATTGAAGCAGCAAAAGAATCGGGTATCAGTTGGATTGTTTACACTAGTCTATTACATGCCGATACTTCTTCGTTAAGTTTGGCAGGCGAACACTTGGCAACCGAAGCTTTGCTTAAAAACTCAGGAATTGAGCATACTATTTTGCGAAACGGTTGGTATACTGAAAACTACACTGGATCGATTGAAGGTGCACTTGGAGCAGGAGCATTTGTAGGTAGTGCGGGCGATGGTAAAATCTCATCAGCAACACGCGCCGACTTTGCAGAAGCAGCAGCTGTTGTTTTGACAAACGAAGAATACAAAGGCAAACAATTTGAGTTGGCCGGCGATGAAAGTTATACATTAACCGACCTTGCTGCAGAGATATCAAAACAAACAGGAAAGGCTATTCCGTACAACAACCTTCCTGAAGGCGAATATGCTAAAATTTTGAAAAGCATTGGTTTGCCCGATATGTTTGCCGATGCAATTGCCGGATGGGATACAGGAGCTTCAAAAGATGATCTTTTTGATGACTCGAAACAACTTTCAAAATTGATTGGAAGGCCAACAACACCATTAGCTGATGCAGTAAAAGCCGTATTATAA
- a CDS encoding alkaline phosphatase family protein, whose translation MKAGVVVVFSFIFLFLSSPSQAQNNGQIDSDKPKVVIGIVIENMRPDYIQRFWDKFQPNGFKKIYSEGAVCQNVKLTLHEQNYASGTATLFTGVHPSIHGIVSNKWYDRLKKKEIDSTEDDYYFTVGADTEAGAASPKNLLSTTLTDNLKILSGGKAKIFSAALNRESAVFAAGHAADGAYWFDTESGRMISSSFYVSTFPDWVRIFNSENYADVYSHRTWTTLLPETSYTESLRDDYLLERGYFGEFNTFPHSINKYIKRTNDFRPFKTTPSANMMIKDFTLRLLENEEIGTDNVTDFVTAVFSSMDYENNSFGPASLEMMDTYLYLDQYIGELVDAAEKKFGKDNVLFFLTANTSASYPVEYLKEEFHLTVDYFNVESAIALLTSYLNITYGEKNWIEHYSDLQLYLDHDIISKSDNVTLNELREVSSNFINQFTGVQVSMPAFQLEQGSSANGLFEPLYNTYHKNRSGDFIYTLKEGWQPGYKFKRANYTDQSRIPIVIWGKNIKAQQISTTHNAVDLVPTLAELISVPIPDKCQGKIIKEVLDTK comes from the coding sequence ATGAAGGCAGGTGTAGTTGTAGTTTTTAGTTTTATTTTTTTATTTCTGAGTAGCCCATCACAGGCACAAAACAACGGACAGATTGATAGCGACAAACCCAAAGTGGTCATTGGTATTGTAATCGAAAATATGCGCCCGGATTACATTCAACGTTTTTGGGATAAATTTCAACCCAACGGTTTTAAGAAGATCTATTCGGAAGGCGCTGTTTGTCAAAATGTAAAACTCACGCTACACGAACAAAACTATGCAAGTGGAACAGCAACTCTATTCACCGGAGTTCATCCTTCGATTCACGGAATTGTTTCCAATAAATGGTACGACCGCCTGAAGAAAAAGGAAATTGACAGTACTGAAGATGATTATTATTTTACAGTTGGTGCCGATACCGAAGCCGGTGCTGCGTCGCCCAAAAATTTACTTTCGACAACACTTACCGACAACCTGAAAATATTAAGTGGCGGAAAAGCTAAAATATTTAGTGCTGCTTTGAACCGCGAATCTGCAGTTTTTGCAGCCGGTCATGCTGCAGACGGAGCTTATTGGTTCGACACTGAATCAGGAAGAATGATATCCAGTTCGTTTTATGTAAGCACTTTCCCCGATTGGGTAAGGATTTTTAACAGCGAGAATTATGCCGATGTTTACAGTCACCGTACCTGGACAACATTGCTGCCTGAAACAAGTTACACCGAATCCCTTCGCGACGATTACCTGCTTGAACGGGGTTACTTTGGGGAGTTTAATACTTTCCCCCACTCAATTAATAAATACATAAAGCGCACTAACGATTTCAGGCCGTTTAAAACCACGCCGTCGGCCAACATGATGATTAAGGATTTTACTTTACGTTTGTTAGAGAACGAGGAAATTGGCACCGATAACGTTACTGATTTTGTTACAGCTGTTTTTTCAAGCATGGACTATGAGAATAACTCATTTGGCCCGGCCTCGCTCGAAATGATGGATACTTATCTTTATCTCGACCAGTACATTGGCGAATTAGTTGACGCCGCCGAGAAAAAATTCGGAAAAGACAATGTTCTGTTCTTCCTTACGGCCAACACGTCGGCATCATACCCGGTTGAATACCTAAAGGAAGAATTTCATTTAACGGTTGACTATTTTAACGTTGAGAGTGCCATTGCTCTGTTAACTTCGTACCTCAACATAACTTATGGAGAAAAGAACTGGATTGAACACTATTCCGATCTTCAGTTGTACCTTGACCATGATATTATCAGCAAGAGCGATAACGTAACATTAAATGAACTACGTGAGGTATCTTCAAATTTCATTAACCAATTTACCGGAGTGCAGGTTTCAATGCCCGCATTTCAATTAGAGCAAGGAAGTTCTGCCAACGGTTTGTTCGAACCGCTGTATAATACCTACCATAAAAACCGCTCGGGCGATTTTATTTATACGTTAAAAGAAGGCTGGCAACCCGGTTACAAATTCAAACGCGCCAACTACACCGATCAATCGCGCATACCAATTGTAATTTGGGGT